The following proteins are encoded in a genomic region of Enterocloster clostridioformis:
- a CDS encoding leucine-rich repeat protein: MRILYEKTLDGICLQRCYGLDKILEIPGTADGMPVTELAAYLFSDTVRRREPPPGEYQGEPELCGSRVEVISLPDTIRKVGAYGFYNCYGLKRLSCSSAVEDWGAGVFTGCTGLECLDIRIAKGRKSCFKDILSELHQTLSVNYRSGSGTLLAKLVFPEFFEESVENTPARIIMREMHGCGHMYRYCFDGGDFRFDEYDRLFPHVKVQEKPELAVRLALYRLYWPYGLRENAEEEYWDYVRIHAGEGTKGLIERGERDILGFMARSARLGDAEIKKMIDAAARSGDAQSSALLLDVKHSRRKAAGRTGWGGVEPRGGRERTFEL; this comes from the coding sequence ATGAGAATATTATATGAAAAAACGCTGGACGGGATCTGCCTCCAGCGTTGTTATGGTTTGGATAAAATTCTGGAGATTCCGGGGACGGCTGACGGCATGCCGGTGACAGAGCTGGCCGCCTACCTTTTTTCAGATACAGTCCGCAGGCGGGAACCGCCGCCCGGTGAGTACCAGGGAGAGCCGGAGCTTTGCGGCAGCCGGGTGGAGGTAATCAGCCTGCCGGATACAATCAGGAAGGTGGGGGCCTATGGCTTCTACAACTGCTACGGCCTGAAGAGGCTTTCATGCAGCAGTGCCGTGGAGGACTGGGGAGCCGGGGTATTTACCGGCTGTACAGGCCTGGAATGCCTGGATATCCGTATTGCCAAGGGCAGGAAGTCCTGCTTTAAGGACATCCTGTCGGAGCTTCACCAGACCCTGTCCGTAAATTACAGGTCCGGTTCGGGTACGCTTCTGGCAAAGCTTGTATTTCCGGAATTTTTTGAGGAGTCCGTGGAAAACACACCGGCCCGCATCATCATGAGGGAGATGCATGGCTGCGGTCATATGTATCGGTACTGTTTTGACGGAGGGGATTTCCGTTTCGATGAATACGACAGGCTGTTTCCCCATGTAAAGGTCCAGGAAAAGCCGGAGCTGGCGGTGCGCCTGGCCCTGTACCGCCTGTACTGGCCCTATGGTTTAAGGGAAAATGCAGAGGAGGAGTACTGGGATTATGTAAGGATTCATGCCGGGGAAGGCACAAAGGGACTGATTGAACGTGGAGAGCGGGATATCCTGGGCTTCATGGCCCGGTCAGCCCGGCTGGGAGACGCTGAGATCAAGAAGATGATAGATGCCGCCGCCAGGTCCGGTGATGCCCAGTCCTCCGCCCTGTTGCTGGATGTGAAGCACAGCCGCCGTAAGGCGGCAGGCAGGACCGGATGGGGCGGGGTGGAGCCGCGCGGCGGACGGGAACGGACATTTGAATTATAA
- a CDS encoding 5-formyltetrahydrofolate cyclo-ligase, translated as MALEDLKTSEDRKKALRRETKEAVAALDEGYTKEADLQIFRHVTGLTEYEQAETLFCFVGTSGEINTAPILEEALRQGKRVGVPKCTARGIMEVREIRSLRDLEAGKYGILEPGAHAPVIQPEEINLAIVPCMSCSYDGRRLGYGGGYYDRYLGGTRAVKAVICRERIMRADIPMEPHDQMMDIVISENGVRRLGSQ; from the coding sequence ATGGCTTTGGAGGATCTGAAAACATCAGAAGACCGGAAAAAAGCATTGCGTCGAGAGACAAAAGAGGCGGTTGCAGCGCTGGATGAAGGGTACACAAAGGAGGCGGACCTTCAGATATTCCGGCATGTGACCGGGCTGACGGAATATGAGCAGGCGGAGACTCTGTTCTGCTTTGTGGGAACCAGCGGTGAGATTAATACAGCGCCCATACTGGAGGAGGCTTTAAGGCAGGGAAAACGGGTGGGTGTTCCCAAGTGCACTGCCAGAGGGATCATGGAGGTACGTGAAATCAGGAGCCTTCGGGATTTGGAGGCAGGAAAATACGGTATATTGGAACCGGGAGCACATGCTCCGGTCATACAGCCGGAGGAAATCAATCTGGCCATTGTGCCATGCATGTCATGCAGTTACGACGGCAGGCGGCTGGGGTACGGCGGCGGGTACTATGACCGCTATCTGGGCGGGACCCGGGCCGTGAAGGCAGTCATATGCAGGGAACGAATCATGCGCGCGGACATACCTATGGAGCCCCACGACCAGATGATGGATATAGTGATATCGGAAAATGGAGTCAGGCGGTTGGGGAGTCAGTGA
- a CDS encoding DUF6512 family protein: MNISQTIAGILFVSVLGTLLHFTYRWSGRNPLIGLIAPVNESVWEHMKLLFFPMLLFGLWSLKGVTDACRLSAFHAGLLMGTLLMPVLFYSYTSVLGRSILAVDITLFYICVIAAFLIYRGLSGSCLLEKYSHMTSMTVFLLLICFLLFTYFPPGFSIFKDPEG, from the coding sequence ATGAATATTTCACAAACAATAGCCGGGATTCTGTTCGTATCCGTACTGGGGACCCTTCTCCATTTCACCTACCGCTGGTCCGGCCGCAATCCTCTCATCGGCCTTATTGCCCCTGTCAATGAGTCTGTCTGGGAACATATGAAACTGCTGTTTTTCCCCATGCTCCTGTTTGGTCTATGGAGCTTAAAGGGCGTGACCGACGCCTGCCGCTTATCTGCATTTCACGCAGGACTGCTTATGGGAACGCTCCTGATGCCAGTGCTGTTTTACTCCTATACAAGCGTGCTGGGACGTAGCATTTTGGCTGTGGATATAACACTATTTTACATTTGTGTAATTGCTGCATTTCTCATATACCGCGGACTGTCAGGGAGCTGTCTTTTGGAAAAATACAGTCATATGACATCCATGACCGTGTTTCTTTTATTGATTTGTTTTCTGCTGTTTACTTATTTTCCGCCGGGATTTTCTATTTTTAAGGATCCGGAAGGGTGA
- a CDS encoding TIGR04076 family protein yields the protein MRKEKITVLKTTLDKELAREYGAEGLTACPMMKEGQVFYADYAKPEGLCDEAWKAIYQYVFALAHGAGNELFYYGDWIRKPGVAICSCNDGLRPVIFKLESTGQESAVDYEPVR from the coding sequence ATGAGGAAAGAAAAGATAACTGTTTTAAAAACCACCCTGGACAAAGAACTGGCCCGGGAATACGGGGCAGAGGGCCTGACTGCCTGTCCCATGATGAAGGAAGGGCAGGTATTTTATGCGGATTATGCAAAGCCTGAAGGGCTTTGTGATGAGGCATGGAAAGCCATTTATCAGTACGTATTTGCCCTGGCCCATGGTGCGGGAAATGAACTGTTTTATTACGGAGACTGGATTAGAAAGCCGGGAGTCGCCATATGCAGCTGCAATGACGGACTGCGGCCTGTCATATTCAAACTGGAGTCCACCGGCCAGGAGTCCGCCGTGGATTACGAGCCGGTCCGGTAA
- a CDS encoding radical SAM/SPASM domain-containing protein, with product MKQLTVMLKPASSLCNLRCSYCFYDDISSLREVSSFGIMTESVARSVLDHILTELEAGDRLTLSFQGGEPTLAGLDFYRNLTEYIKQKKTEVQIFYTIQTNGLLLNEEWCEFLTENHVLIGISCDILSQAHDHARTDEKKNGTYRRVVETIRRLTRYRVEYNVLCTLTRQIARHPKQVWNEIKKLGIEYVQFTPCLRDLTCSKTEAFALTPERFASFYQELFDLWYKELCDGQYRSVKLFDDLVQLLSRGLVTACGIGGYCQPQIVVEADGTVYPCDFYCLDPFAVGNLTRDSLRTVYERSAVSACKKREKLPVLCGDCRYRKLCGGGCRRMQEEVCCSFEDTYCGYRDFLNHIWERLVKISRR from the coding sequence ATGAAACAGCTTACCGTGATGCTGAAACCGGCATCGTCACTTTGTAATCTCCGCTGCAGCTATTGCTTTTATGATGATATCAGCAGTTTGCGGGAGGTGTCCTCCTTTGGGATTATGACGGAGTCGGTTGCCAGATCAGTGCTCGATCACATTCTGACTGAACTGGAAGCCGGAGACCGGCTGACATTGTCCTTTCAGGGCGGAGAGCCAACGCTTGCAGGGCTTGATTTTTACCGGAATCTGACTGAGTATATAAAGCAAAAGAAAACAGAGGTGCAGATTTTTTACACGATTCAGACCAACGGCCTTCTTTTGAATGAGGAGTGGTGTGAATTCCTGACAGAGAATCATGTTCTGATTGGAATTTCCTGTGATATTCTTTCGCAAGCACATGATCATGCGCGGACGGACGAAAAAAAGAATGGAACATACCGTCGTGTGGTGGAAACGATCAGGCGGCTTACGCGGTATCGTGTGGAATACAATGTACTATGCACATTAACCCGGCAGATAGCCAGACATCCGAAACAGGTCTGGAATGAAATTAAAAAGCTTGGAATTGAATACGTTCAGTTTACTCCATGCTTGCGTGATCTTACGTGTTCCAAAACGGAAGCGTTTGCGCTGACGCCAGAGCGGTTTGCATCATTTTATCAGGAACTGTTTGACTTATGGTATAAGGAACTCTGTGACGGACAGTACCGGAGCGTGAAGCTGTTTGATGATCTGGTCCAGCTGCTTTCCAGAGGGCTTGTAACAGCTTGCGGAATCGGCGGATACTGCCAGCCGCAGATTGTTGTGGAGGCAGACGGAACCGTGTATCCCTGTGATTTTTACTGCCTGGATCCTTTTGCAGTAGGTAATTTGACGCGGGACTCTTTGCGTACAGTCTACGAACGTTCAGCTGTATCGGCATGCAAAAAGAGGGAGAAGCTCCCCGTACTTTGCGGCGATTGCCGATACCGGAAGCTCTGCGGTGGAGGCTGCAGGCGGATGCAGGAGGAAGTGTGCTGCAGTTTTGAAGATACATATTGCGGGTATCGGGATTTTCTGAATCATATATGGGAGAGACTTGTAAAGATCAGTAGGAGATGA
- a CDS encoding GntR family transcriptional regulator, translated as MNTGLSTNKKKSDIIYNRLRAYIDENKFSANLRLPSENALCRQFQVSRDTVRLAMARLVEEKIVIRVKGSGSYINKATALSSRVGLQNSCLKIGLILQGQDSNANSGLIDGIREVLTDTDADLQTFFTDNKFSSERNCLDVVAHQGFDGFIVDGVKASLLNPNLDCYRNIYSKKIPVIFYNNYYKELKYPRVINNDYKCARELIGLLTQAGHKNIAGIFVYDNYQSIEKFRGYVSALRSAGIVFEDDYVKWCISNEAHSDGFYKEIGKFLKSLQKCTAVVCCNYMILQSVLASLKEMKKNVPEDYSLVCFDYSNKDWKETGITCSIHPGYEMGVLVGSRLMQMIRQKDYSDNGYSYLMKPRIYEGRSIRVIR; from the coding sequence TTGAATACAGGGTTATCTACTAACAAAAAGAAGTCAGACATCATTTATAACCGGCTTCGCGCGTATATTGACGAAAATAAATTTTCGGCGAATCTGAGGCTCCCGTCTGAGAATGCACTCTGCCGTCAGTTTCAGGTCAGCCGGGATACAGTCAGGCTGGCCATGGCGAGACTGGTAGAGGAAAAAATTGTGATCCGGGTCAAAGGGAGCGGTTCCTATATTAATAAAGCGACTGCGCTATCCAGTCGAGTCGGTTTGCAAAACTCCTGTCTGAAGATCGGACTGATTCTGCAGGGCCAGGATTCCAACGCGAATTCCGGTCTGATTGACGGGATTCGGGAAGTACTGACCGATACGGATGCAGATCTGCAGACATTCTTTACGGACAATAAATTTTCCAGTGAGCGGAACTGTCTGGATGTGGTAGCGCATCAGGGCTTTGATGGGTTTATTGTGGATGGTGTGAAGGCAAGTCTTTTAAATCCCAATCTGGACTGTTATCGGAACATTTATTCCAAAAAAATCCCGGTGATTTTTTATAACAACTATTACAAAGAGTTAAAGTACCCCCGTGTGATCAATAATGATTATAAATGTGCTCGGGAACTGATCGGACTGCTGACTCAAGCAGGGCATAAAAATATAGCCGGCATCTTTGTGTACGATAATTATCAGAGTATTGAAAAATTCAGAGGATATGTGAGTGCATTAAGAAGCGCCGGGATTGTATTTGAAGACGATTATGTGAAGTGGTGCATTTCCAATGAAGCGCATTCGGACGGCTTTTATAAGGAGATTGGAAAATTTTTAAAGAGTCTGCAAAAATGTACTGCCGTGGTCTGCTGTAACTATATGATCCTGCAGTCTGTACTGGCCAGTCTGAAGGAGATGAAAAAGAATGTTCCGGAGGATTATTCCCTTGTCTGCTTTGATTATTCCAATAAGGACTGGAAAGAAACAGGCATTACCTGCTCGATCCATCCTGGTTATGAAATGGGAGTTTTGGTCGGAAGCCGGTTGATGCAGATGATCCGACAGAAGGATTATTCGGATAATGGATATTCGTATCTGATGAAGCCGCGCATTTATGAGGGAAGATCGATCAGGGTGATCAGATAA
- a CDS encoding sulfatase-like hydrolase/transferase: protein MRENIIFYFTDQQRADTCGCFGQPLDITPNLDSLAKEGVKFDHAYSPQPVCGPCRALFQTGKYPTETGCFRNNIMLPKGVKTLADYIEEAGYETAYIGKWHLASDGELEKAPVIDHTITAIPKELRGGYTGFWRTADVLEFTSHGYDGYVFDENDNRIDFKGYRADCIMDMALQFFDQYDRKKPFFMTISQIEPHHQNDHKHYEGPHGSKEKYKNFVLPGDLAALKGNAAEEYPDYLGQCASLDENLGRLIERLKEEHLYENTVIIFASDHGSHFMTRNTDSHLHGYDDYKRTCHAAATHVPLVIAGGAYQGGKEVEELVSTESLPKTILAIAGVDVGDAMIGENLLDVVCGKTDNRPDEVFSQISESRVGRCIRTRYYLYSVYAPDKDGGACAASDLYADDFLYDLRTDPYELNNLIHDPAYDKVRLELREKLLGWIEKAEHSRPRIVDGE, encoded by the coding sequence ATGAGAGAAAACATTATCTTTTATTTTACAGATCAGCAGAGAGCGGATACCTGCGGCTGTTTCGGACAGCCTCTGGACATTACGCCGAATCTGGACAGCCTCGCAAAGGAAGGCGTAAAGTTTGATCACGCTTATTCTCCGCAGCCGGTCTGCGGACCCTGCCGTGCATTGTTTCAGACGGGAAAATATCCTACGGAGACTGGGTGCTTTCGGAATAATATTATGCTTCCAAAAGGTGTAAAAACACTTGCAGATTATATCGAGGAGGCTGGATACGAGACAGCCTACATTGGAAAATGGCATTTGGCAAGTGATGGAGAACTTGAGAAAGCTCCGGTGATTGATCATACCATTACAGCCATTCCGAAAGAGCTGCGCGGCGGCTATACCGGATTCTGGAGAACGGCGGATGTTCTGGAATTTACTTCTCATGGTTATGACGGTTATGTCTTTGATGAAAATGATAACCGCATCGATTTTAAAGGCTACCGGGCAGACTGCATTATGGATATGGCGCTGCAGTTTTTTGATCAGTATGACCGGAAAAAACCGTTCTTTATGACGATTTCCCAGATTGAACCGCATCATCAGAATGATCACAAGCATTATGAAGGACCGCATGGATCCAAAGAAAAATACAAGAATTTTGTCCTTCCGGGAGATCTGGCAGCGTTAAAGGGAAATGCGGCAGAAGAGTATCCGGATTACCTGGGACAGTGTGCAAGCCTGGATGAGAATCTGGGGCGTCTGATTGAGAGACTGAAGGAAGAGCATCTGTATGAGAATACCGTCATCATTTTTGCATCAGATCATGGTTCCCATTTTATGACAAGAAATACAGACAGTCATCTGCATGGCTACGACGATTACAAGCGTACCTGCCATGCGGCGGCGACTCATGTACCGCTTGTTATAGCGGGGGGTGCCTATCAGGGCGGAAAGGAAGTAGAGGAGCTGGTCAGCACGGAGAGTCTTCCAAAGACGATTCTGGCGATTGCCGGTGTCGATGTGGGGGACGCCATGATCGGGGAGAATCTTCTTGACGTGGTCTGCGGAAAGACAGATAATAGACCTGATGAGGTGTTCTCGCAGATTTCAGAGAGCCGTGTTGGAAGATGTATCCGAACCAGGTATTATCTGTATTCTGTCTATGCACCGGATAAGGATGGAGGTGCTTGTGCAGCATCGGATCTGTATGCGGATGATTTCCTCTATGATTTGAGGACGGATCCATATGAGTTGAATAATCTGATCCATGATCCGGCATATGACAAGGTCCGGCTGGAGCTGCGGGAGAAACTGCTTGGATGGATCGAGAAGGCGGAACATAGCCGTCCGCGCATTGTAGATGGGGAATAA
- a CDS encoding tripartite tricarboxylate transporter permease has protein sequence MGAYIGPALKMLFTPENFIWMNLGVFIGSVFAAIPGLTVILCIILFLPFTYKMTAIPGMMFLLGIYCAGGYGGSVSAILINTPGTPHAATTMLDGHPLSEKGRTKAALKIALYASTFGGIFSALTLLFLAPQVAKVAANIGTAEYFLVCVFGLTIIAGISGKSMLKGIISACVGLFVSCIGADPQTSYDRFTFGISRLYLGLDLAICLIGLFALIEILKKAELKPDRLKLDTSRIADDGKISKDEYRRMVRPAFISSIIGTIIGIIPGTGASMASWFSYDVAKNMSKHKEEFGHGSVEGIAAAESANNAVTGATLIPLLTLGIPGDGCVAIMLSALMINGLNPGLSLFTTQGDIMYAIMIGLLFVNLFMLLQGKYLTKLFAKVVSIPQEILTPIIVIFCFAGAYSVNKSYFDVAVTLTFAVIAWILYKLDFPTVPILLGLVLGNMTETNFRRALLISEGNPSIFVSSPYCLIFIALIVGAVAMIVRSKVMERNARKVQLRNVKE, from the coding sequence ATGGGTGCTTATATCGGACCGGCGCTGAAAATGCTGTTTACACCGGAAAACTTTATCTGGATGAATCTCGGGGTGTTTATCGGCTCTGTGTTTGCTGCAATTCCCGGACTTACCGTAATCTTATGCATTATCCTGTTTTTGCCGTTTACCTACAAGATGACAGCGATCCCGGGCATGATGTTTCTGCTTGGAATTTACTGCGCGGGAGGTTACGGCGGAAGCGTATCTGCAATTTTGATCAATACGCCGGGAACACCGCATGCAGCCACCACCATGCTGGACGGACATCCCCTGTCAGAAAAAGGACGGACAAAGGCGGCCTTGAAGATAGCTCTGTATGCATCTACATTTGGAGGTATATTCTCCGCTTTAACGCTTTTGTTTTTAGCACCGCAGGTGGCGAAGGTTGCAGCAAACATCGGAACGGCAGAATATTTTCTGGTTTGTGTCTTCGGTCTTACGATCATCGCCGGAATTTCCGGAAAGAGCATGCTTAAGGGAATCATCTCAGCTTGTGTCGGTCTATTTGTTTCCTGTATTGGAGCGGATCCGCAAACCAGTTATGACCGTTTTACCTTTGGCATTTCCAGACTGTATCTGGGGCTGGATCTTGCAATCTGCCTGATCGGCCTGTTTGCGCTGATTGAGATTTTGAAAAAGGCAGAACTGAAGCCGGATCGTTTAAAGCTGGATACGTCCAGAATTGCAGATGATGGAAAAATCAGTAAAGATGAGTACCGCCGCATGGTGCGCCCGGCATTTATTTCCTCGATTATAGGCACGATTATCGGAATCATTCCCGGAACCGGAGCGTCTATGGCATCCTGGTTCAGCTATGACGTGGCGAAAAATATGTCGAAGCACAAGGAAGAGTTCGGACACGGATCGGTAGAAGGAATTGCTGCTGCGGAAAGCGCAAACAACGCAGTAACCGGTGCAACGCTCATTCCTCTGCTTACGCTCGGAATTCCGGGAGACGGCTGCGTGGCCATCATGCTGTCCGCGCTGATGATCAATGGACTGAATCCTGGCTTAAGCCTCTTTACGACACAGGGAGATATTATGTACGCGATCATGATCGGGCTTTTATTTGTAAACCTTTTCATGCTGCTGCAGGGAAAATATCTGACGAAACTGTTTGCTAAGGTTGTCTCTATCCCGCAGGAAATACTTACACCGATCATTGTGATTTTCTGCTTTGCGGGAGCTTATTCGGTGAATAAGTCCTACTTCGATGTAGCAGTAACGCTGACATTTGCCGTGATTGCCTGGATCTTGTATAAGCTTGATTTCCCGACAGTTCCGATTCTCCTCGGTCTGGTGCTTGGGAATATGACAGAAACTAATTTCCGCCGTGCGCTTTTGATCTCAGAAGGAAATCCATCCATTTTTGTAAGCAGTCCGTACTGTCTGATTTTTATTGCGCTGATCGTTGGTGCAGTGGCTATGATTGTGAGAAGCAAAGTTATGGAACGCAATGCCCGGAAAGTCCAGCTAAGAAATGTCAAGGAATGA
- a CDS encoding tripartite tricarboxylate transporter TctB family protein, with protein sequence MQEKKLDQIASRLKEKQFTIPTDLVGAILFFALGAFLFLIMPEQVSVSESDVVNGRVFPRLLFLLMMICSLILIIQNVSKLLRKEPVQTYTFHLLTEIKALLILGILIMTYLICKVTDLFVLGAVFCAVSFLLYFRCRKKSYYVITLGLAVMIWAVFCFGLNVKF encoded by the coding sequence ATGCAGGAAAAGAAACTGGATCAGATCGCATCCAGATTAAAGGAAAAGCAATTTACAATTCCGACCGATCTGGTCGGAGCCATATTATTTTTTGCATTGGGGGCATTTTTGTTTCTGATCATGCCGGAACAGGTCTCTGTTTCGGAAAGTGATGTTGTAAATGGAAGAGTATTTCCAAGACTTTTATTTTTGCTCATGATGATCTGCAGCTTAATTCTGATCATTCAGAATGTTTCAAAGCTGCTGAGAAAGGAACCGGTTCAGACGTATACGTTTCATCTGTTGACAGAGATCAAGGCATTGTTAATTCTCGGCATCCTCATTATGACTTATCTGATCTGCAAAGTAACGGATCTGTTTGTGCTGGGCGCTGTTTTCTGTGCAGTCAGTTTCCTGCTTTATTTCCGGTGCCGGAAAAAAAGCTATTATGTGATTACGCTGGGGCTGGCTGTGATGATCTGGGCGGTGTTCTGTTTTGGACTGAACGTAAAATTTTAG
- a CDS encoding DUF1016 N-terminal domain-containing protein yields the protein MDIRVSVYAYYEIGRKIVEEEQNGENRAAYGRQLLKELSKFLTKNYGKGYSAENLKLMRRFYMVYSQEQIGGGVTRRLFRN from the coding sequence ATGGATATAAGAGTATCAGTTTACGCATACTACGAGATCGGCAGAAAGATTGTCGAGGAAGAGCAGAATGGGGAGAATCGTGCCGCTTATGGCAGGCAGCTTTTAAAGGAATTATCTAAATTCCTGACAAAAAATTATGGCAAAGGCTATTCTGCAGAGAATTTAAAACTGATGCGGAGATTTTATATGGTATATTCTCAGGAGCAAATTGGGGGTGGAGTAACCAGAAGATTGTTCCGAAACTGA
- a CDS encoding helix-turn-helix domain-containing protein, translating to MRRKTIDTIPVLSDAMKNILSAFSKSRSLPSGLVKRASIVLLASQGELNQNIAPQVGLHYNNVATWRSRFLAALPALRRIEMDAPEKLEDEIRAVLSDKKRPGAPSVFTPDQIMRIIGLACSNPNDFGYEVSQWSLPLLVAEIKKQGIAEQISEKSVSRFLKMR from the coding sequence ATGCGAAGGAAAACAATTGATACTATCCCGGTTTTATCTGATGCTATGAAAAACATATTATCTGCTTTTTCAAAAAGCCGCTCCCTTCCGTCAGGACTGGTCAAAAGAGCCAGCATTGTCCTGCTTGCGTCACAGGGGGAACTCAACCAGAATATTGCACCACAGGTCGGGCTTCATTATAATAATGTTGCCACCTGGCGCAGTCGGTTCCTCGCGGCGCTCCCAGCCTTGCGGAGGATTGAAATGGACGCCCCGGAAAAGCTTGAAGATGAGATACGGGCAGTCCTGTCCGATAAAAAACGCCCCGGTGCCCCGTCTGTTTTTACGCCGGACCAGATCATGCGGATCATCGGCCTTGCTTGCAGCAACCCAAATGATTTTGGGTACGAAGTAAGCCAGTGGAGCCTCCCGCTGTTAGTGGCAGAAATTAAAAAGCAGGGGATCGCTGAACAGATTTCTGAGAAATCTGTCAGCCGTTTTTTAAAAATGAGGTAG
- a CDS encoding transposase codes for MVSTDEMTGVQALEHKYPDKLPLPGQCAKMEFEYIRHGTTSLIGFFDVATGRMEMPYLNSTRTEEDFVEAVKALVRTDPQAPWTFICDGLNTHKSEALVRYVAEACALGVELGKKGKTGILKSMESRADFPHDPSHRIRFVYTPKHSSWMNQIEIWFGIINRKLLKRKSCLSIEELEASILRFIEQYNLTAHPFKWTYAGIPLAI; via the coding sequence ATTGTTTCCACGGATGAAATGACCGGGGTACAGGCGCTGGAACATAAATATCCTGACAAGCTCCCATTACCCGGCCAGTGCGCCAAAATGGAGTTTGAGTATATCCGCCATGGCACGACCAGCCTCATCGGGTTCTTTGATGTTGCAACGGGCCGTATGGAAATGCCGTATTTAAACTCCACACGCACAGAAGAGGATTTTGTGGAAGCCGTGAAAGCATTGGTAAGGACAGACCCGCAAGCCCCATGGACATTTATATGCGATGGCCTAAACACCCATAAGTCGGAAGCCCTTGTCCGCTATGTGGCAGAAGCCTGTGCCCTTGGCGTGGAACTGGGCAAAAAAGGGAAAACAGGGATCCTTAAAAGTATGGAAAGCCGGGCGGATTTCCCGCATGACCCTTCCCACCGGATCCGCTTTGTCTATACTCCGAAACACAGTTCCTGGATGAACCAGATTGAGATATGGTTTGGCATCATTAACCGGAAGCTGCTGAAGCGGAAAAGCTGCCTATCAATAGAAGAACTGGAAGCAAGCATCCTGCGCTTTATTGAACAATACAATCTTACAGCACACCCATTTAAGTGGACATATGCCGGGATACCATTAGCAATTTAA
- a CDS encoding antirestriction protein ArdA: protein MTDNFCYEVFWFRASQEQAEQVLEELAGYHPSRMIPFIGDVKAPVAGLAPLLIGEFVFQDSNLGQLNYLAAKIGSWSEQERAVFETVLQNEKPDSLLQIVEAMDHLDQYECHLEIKSLEQYGRYLFEQEGRTLPMELNGYFDYEAYGRLNMKASERLTEEGLITRIKAPKPAVGKKQNPKVVHPGSAVFRCIWHLIRGIRKRSVFISL from the coding sequence TTGACCGATAACTTTTGCTATGAAGTATTCTGGTTCCGTGCTTCGCAGGAACAGGCAGAGCAGGTCCTGGAGGAGCTGGCCGGGTACCATCCTTCCAGGATGATTCCGTTCATAGGAGATGTGAAAGCCCCGGTGGCTGGGCTGGCTCCTCTGTTAATTGGGGAATTTGTGTTTCAGGATTCGAACCTGGGGCAGTTAAACTACCTTGCCGCAAAGATTGGTTCCTGGTCGGAACAGGAGCGGGCTGTCTTCGAGACTGTGCTTCAGAATGAAAAGCCGGACTCTTTGCTGCAGATTGTAGAGGCAATGGATCATTTAGACCAGTATGAATGCCATTTAGAGATAAAATCCCTGGAACAGTATGGGCGTTATCTGTTTGAGCAGGAGGGAAGAACGCTGCCGATGGAACTGAACGGCTATTTTGATTATGAGGCGTATGGCCGTTTGAATATGAAAGCGAGTGAGCGGCTGACAGAGGAGGGGCTCATCACTAGAATTAAGGCGCCAAAACCGGCAGTGGGAAAGAAACAGAATCCGAAAGTAGTGCATCCTGGATCGGCAGTATTCCGGTGTATCTGGCATTTGATAAGAGGTATCCGGAAAAGATCTGTTTTTATTTCCCTATGA
- a CDS encoding TatD family hydrolase, producing the protein MMRGVNGKQIIKRIPMERIFVESDGPFTKVHGKKYSIEKLGIVYDELAELKGINDAGTLSKQIAKNYLTLVK; encoded by the coding sequence ATGATGAGAGGCGTTAATGGAAAACAAATAATAAAAAGAATTCCAATGGAAAGGATATTTGTAGAGAGTGATGGCCCATTTACAAAAGTGCATGGAAAGAAATATTCAATAGAGAAATTAGGTATAGTATATGATGAGTTAGCTGAATTAAAAGGAATTAATGATGCAGGAACTTTAAGTAAGCAGATAGCTAAGAATTATTTGACATTAGTCAAATAA